One genomic region from Argentina anserina chromosome 2, drPotAnse1.1, whole genome shotgun sequence encodes:
- the LOC126783076 gene encoding uncharacterized protein LOC126783076, with translation MAAVVEGWVSELGKLKEKVGAKKQLLWSSKKTKHAEGGDQGQVDQQQQPAAAHEGGVIETTVKERRNSSTLSEATVCLLMDRFVPW, from the coding sequence ATGGCTGCAGTGGTGGAGGGATGGGTGAGCGAGCTGGGGAAGCTGAAGGAGAAGGTTGGAGCCAAGAAGCAGCTTCTGTGGTCGTCGAAAAAGACGAAACATGCTGAAGGAGGAGATCAAGGTCAGGTTGATCAGCAGCAACAGCCAGCTGCAGCTCATGAAGGAGGTGTGATAGAGACTACGGTAAAAGAGAGGAGGAACTCTTCTACGCTTTCTGAGGCCACTGTTTGTTTGCTCATGGACCGTTTTGTTCCTTGGTGA